The DNA segment GCTGTTCGATGGTCCAGTTCTGTTCACAGTTCCCCAGCATCTGTCCGCGAAGCGCCAGAAGCTGGGGATATATATTCTGATGCTGTTTTGTCGGCACGGACTCCTGACACTGCCCGCGGTGAAGAAGGATCAGAAGCTGTCGGATATAAAGTTCCATCATAGTTTCAGAAAAGGTCATCTGACTTAGGAACTCCTGATAGATCTGCTTTAGCAGCCAGTTCAGCTCGTCCGTGTTGTATGGATAAAGTATATCATTTAGCCGGATATCATATTGATCTACAATTTTACGGTCACAGCTGAAATGAACATAGCTGTTGAAGAACTCTTTATCTGCCCGATAATTTTGATACTGTCCGGGAGAGTAGAGGATACATGCTCCTGATCTCACTTTTAACGCAGAGCGGCCTGGAAAGCGAAAAGTCATCGGAGCAAGGACTAAAAGGAAGAGATAGCTAGCTGTTCCAGACGGACGATAGATCAACTCACAGTCAGGATTGTGTGTGTGATATCCGCAATAATCAATTGAAATCATAAGAACTCCTTTCTGCAACTGTAAGCAGATGAAATATCTGCAAATAGTTTTTGCATAAAACATAAAAAATATCCAAGACCTGAGAAAAGAATAACAGAACCGGAAGAAATGTCAATATTAAAAGAAATTAGGTAATTGATACCAAGAGTCGAAAAGAGTATGCTGTTCATGCTTGCATGAAAAAGCATACAAAGAAGAGAGAGGGCAGAGGATGAAAAAATCAAACTTATTTATTGACAAACACTTTAAAGTTGCAGAAGTAGACAAGAGGATCTACGGATCCTTTATCGAACATCTCGGACGGGCTGTGTATGGAGGAATTTATCAGCCGGAAAGTGCCTTTTCGGACGAACAGGGATTCAGGACAGATGTCGCAAAACTGATTACCCGGCTGGATGTTCCGGTTGTACGTTATCCGGGAGGAAATTTTGTATCTGGATATCACTGGGAGGACGGCGTAGGACCAAAAGATGAACGCCCCAGAAAAACGGATCTGGCATGGAATGTCATCGAGACGAATCAATTCGGATTGAATGAATTCATGGACTGGAC comes from the Blautia liquoris genome and includes:
- a CDS encoding helix-turn-helix transcriptional regulator: MISIDYCGYHTHNPDCELIYRPSGTASYLFLLVLAPMTFRFPGRSALKVRSGACILYSPGQYQNYRADKEFFNSYVHFSCDRKIVDQYDIRLNDILYPYNTDELNWLLKQIYQEFLSQMTFSETMMELYIRQLLILLHRGQCQESVPTKQHQNIYPQLLALRGQMLGNCEQNWTIEQLCKILHIGKSQLYIYYQDFFHCSPKEELIQARFSKAKYLMSNDAVTIKQAALESGFQNINHFNRLFKSQFGCTPGEYRKAALHSS